The genomic DNA GACGTCTCCAGCAGCAGCGAGGCGACCGCCCCGCCGCAGGCGGCGTCCATCCAGCCGACGTCCCGGTTCGGGATGATGACGTAGAGCAGCGTGCAGCCGACCAGCTGCAGCATGAAGGGCAGGATCGCCCCGATCCCCACCAGCGGGTCGGCGAAGCCCTCCAGATGGGCGAACTGCAGCACCGCCCACAGCGTGCTGGACAGCGACAGGCTGGCGCCGGCGAACAGCGGGCTCAGAGACACCACCGCCCAGAAGGACAGGATGCGGGTAACGTAGGAGCGCGGCTCCCGCACCCGCCAGACGGTGGCGAAGGACCCTTCGATGGTCCAGATCAGCAGAACGGCGGACATCGCCAGCCCGATGATGCCGAACACCGGCATCTGCCCGGCGTTGGCCATGAAGGCCGCCAAGTACTGGAGAATGGCGTCGCTGTTCTCCGGCACGAGATTTTTGAACAGCAGCGTCTGGATGCGCGACTGCAGAGCATTGAAGGCGGGAAAGGCGGAAAAGATCGCGAAGCCGATGGTCATCAGCGGCACCAGCGCCAGCAGCGAAGTGTAGGTCAGCGAGGCCGCCGTCTGGAAGCAATTGTCGTTGTAGAAGCGCATGGAGGAATAGGCGATGAAGCCGCCGATTTCCCGAACGCGCACAAAGGGGTTCCACGCCCCTTTCGACGTGCCTTCGGTTTCAGCCACAGGACGCCTCCCGCCTTGGTTTGACCGGGCCGGTCTTTCGTGTAGGATGCGGCCCACTTTTCAAAGCATACTCTGGATGCACGAGGTACGGATGTCCAACCCGAAGCCGCTCATGGACGGCAAGCGCGGCCTGATCATGGGCGTGGCGAACGATCGGTCGATCGCCTGGGGAATTGCCTCCACGTTGGCGCAGCATGGCGCCGAGCTGGCCTTCACCTATCAGGGTGACGCGCTGCTGAAGCGTGTGAAGCCGCTGGCCGAGCAGGTCAACGCCCCGCTGCTGCTGCCCTGCGACGTCACCGACGAGGCCAGCGTCGACGCGACCTTCGCCGCCATCGAGAAGGAATGGGGCAAGCTGGACTTCCTGGTTCATGCGATCGCTTTTTCCGACAAGAACGAGCTGGACGGCCTCTATCTCGACACGACGCGGGCCAACTTCCTGCGCACGATGGACATCTCCTGCTACTCCTTCACCGCGGTGGCCCAGCGCGCCGTCCCGCTGATGAAGGACGGCGGCAGCCTCCTCACCCTCTCCTACTACGGCGCCGAGCGCGTGATGCCCCACTACAACGTGATGGGTGTCGCCAAGGCCGCGCTGGAGGCGAGCGTGCGTTACCTGGCGGTCGATTTGGGCGGTCGGGACATCCGCGTCAATGCCATCTCCGCCGGTCCCATCAAGACGCTGGCCGCCAGCGGCATCGGCGACTTCCGCTACATTCTGAAGTGGAACGAGCTGAACGCCCCGCTGAAGCGCAACGTCACCATCGGCGAGGTCGGCGGCGCCGGCCTGTTCCTGCTGAGCGACCTCGGTACCGGCGTGACCGGCGAGGTGATGCATGTCGACTCCGGCTATCACACGGTCGGCATGGTGGCGGTGGACGCCGCCGCCGAGGTGTCGCAGCTCCTCGGGTCGCTGGGCGGCGCGGCCAAGCCCGCCTGATCCCAAGCCTGAAAGTCAACGGCGGGCGCGTCCGGTTCGTTCCGGAACGCCCGCCGGAAACGCCCTTACCCCATTTGAGACATTTTTTACCGACCATCGTATTACCTACTTTTGCGCACCGCAGCAGACCGCTATTCTTCACGCCTACGGAAGGTTGCGGAAGGTGACGGTCGGATGCGTGCACGGCGGCAATCGGATTCGGTGTCCCCGATTCTGGAGCAAATTCTCTACGGCGGCTCCAGCGTCTCGATGAATTTGATCACCATCACCCGTGACATCCCCGAAGAGAACCGCCTGTTCCGTGCCCGTGGGTTGAACAAGGCCATCCTGTTCAAGTATCCGAATTTCGACGAAGACGCCGACGACTACGCCAATCCCATCGCCGACGAGGACGAGGATGGCGACGCCGCGTCGCGCCCGGTCGAAACCGGCATCTACATTCCGCACAGCGTCGAACACACCGAAGCGGGCGGCCTTGCCATCTATCTGCGCGCCCGCAACAGCAACCTCCTGCTGGCGGAACAGTTCGGCATCGGCGAGGCCAACAGCGAAGCCGCGGCCGCGGACCTGCGCACCCTCACCCTGATCGACAGCGTGCCCTCACTGGACGCCTTCCTGCTGAAGGCCTGTTTCGAAGGCGAAAAGGTTCCGGTGGACAAGCGCCACTGGGCGATCAGCGATACCGAGGACCAGCAGCTCCGCCGCCTGATCCGGGCGCGCATCGAACCCATCGTGCGCAAGGCCATCGACGGCGGCGGCAACGGCGCCCAGAGCATCGAACGCTTCCTGGAGGCGATCTGGAATCCCGAACTTGAGGAGGCCGGTCTGTTCGTCTCGGCCTTCGGCATCGACCGCAGCGAAGCGGACCAGATCTTCAGCGCCTGGAAGGGCACGACCTTCTACGAGTACCAGCTCCGCCGCATCGCGCCGCGGGCGCGGATCATCCTGAACTGGCTAAAGTCGCGGGAGTGCATCCCGGTCGATATCCGCATGCACAAGCCCTATGAGACCCAGCTTCTGATGCACATCGAAAAGGTGGGCAAGCTGCTGGAAACCACGCTGCTGGACATCCGGCGGATCCTCGCGGATTACGAGACGAGCTTTTCCGCCTTCATGGCCGGCCAGCCGGAACCCTTCCGCGACTATCTGCGCAAGATCCGCTCCCATTACTGGCTGCTCGGCTACTGCGTCTCCGCCTTGACCAGCGTGTCCCACCTGGACGCCCGCTGCATGAAGAACAACCCGCAGCGCAAGCTCTACTTCGAAGCCACGCACAAGCTGCTGCGCCAGTTCGAGGTCGCGCTCGACCGCCGGCGTGAGCAGAAGGGAGCGTTCTAAGCCCCCTTGCGCTTGACGTACCGGCCGAAACGCCGCAAGAAACGCGCTCGACCGCAAAACCTGCGGTAACATCGTGTCGCATCGGGAGTCCTCGCCATGGCCGGCAACAGCTTCGGAACGCTTTTCCGCTTCACCACCTGGGGTGAGAGCCATGGGCCGGCGATCGGCGTGGTGGTGGACGGCTGCCCGTCGCTGCTCTCCCTGACCGAGGCGGACATCCAGCCCTGGCTCGACAAGCGCCGCCCCGGCCAGTCGCGCTACACCACCCAGCGGCAGGAGCCGGATCAGGTCAGGATCCTGTCGGGCGTGTTCGAAGGGCAGACCACCGGCACGCCGGTCTCGCTGATGATCGAGAACACCGACCAGCGGTCCAAGGACTACAGCGAGATCGCCGCCAAGTTCCGGCCCGGCCACGCCGACTACACCTATTGGAAGAAGTACGGCATCCGCGATTACCGCGGCGGCGGGCGCTCCTCGGCGCGCGAGACGGCCTGCCGTGTGGCGGCGGGTGCCGTGGCGCGCAAGGTGCTGGGCGATGGCGTGACCGTCCGCGGCGCGCTGGTGCAGATGGGTCCGCACAAGGTGGATCGCAGCCGCTGGGATTGGGCGGAGGTCGACAACAATCCCTTCTTCTGCCCCGACCCGCAGGCCGCCGCCGAATGGGCCGATTATCTGGACGGCATCCGCAAGAGCGGCTCGTCGATCGGCGCGGTGGTCGAGGTCGTGGCCTCCGGCCTGCCCGCCGGGCTCGGCGACCCGCTCTACGACAAGCTGGACGGCGATCTCGCCCGCGCCATGATGACCATCAACGCCGTCAAGGGCGTGGAGATCGGCAACGGCTTCGAGGCCGCCACCCTGACCGGCGAGCAGAACGCCGACGAGATGCGCGCCGGACCCGACGGCGAACCGGAGTTCCGCTCCAACCTCGCCGGCGGCATCCTGGGCGGCATCTCCACCGGACAGGACGTCGTGGTGCGCTTCGCCGTGAAGCCGACCAGTTCCATCCTCACCCCGCGCCAGACGGTCGATCTGCAGGGCAAGGACACCGACATCCTGACCAAGGGCCGCCACGACCCCTGCGTCGGCATCCGCGCGGTCCCGGTCGGCGAGGCGATGATGGCCTGCGTTCTGGCCGACCATCTGCTGCGCCACCGCGCCTACGCGCGGGGCTGAGCCCGATGCGGGGACGCAGGACGGCGGCGTGGCGTGGCGGCGTGATGGCGGGCTTTCTGCTGGTCGCCGCCCTTCCCGCCGCCACCCAGGCCCAATCCCAGACCCCGGCCTACCGCGAGCATGCGGAGACCTTCAAGGACTGGCGCCTCTACTGCCAGATCTGGAGCGAACCGCGGCGCGTCGAATGCGAACTGCTTTCCCGCCCCGGCAGCGACCGGCGGTCGCGCCTCGTCTGGCTGCGTTCCAGCGAGCGCTGGCTGGAGGGGATGCGCTTCCGGCTGGACGAGCAGACGATGGACCTGTCGAAGATCGTCCGCGTCTGGGTGGACCGGGCGCTGTTCCGTCCCGAATACCCGTGCGAACGCTTCGAATGGGAAACCAACACCTGCGCGGTGGTCGATCCGGAGACCAACGCCAAGCTGGTCGAGCGGCTGACTCCCGGCAAGGAGGTTTCCGCCGTCGGCTCCGCCCCGGCGGGCGGCAAGGCGGAGGTGCGCTTCTCCCTGACCGGCTTCAAGACGGCGCTGGAGCGCATGGAGGAGATCCGCCGCGAGGCGGGCATACGCTGGAAATAACGGCGGCGCTCAGGCCGGGTCGCCCTCGCTCTCCGGCTTGGCGTACTTTCTCTTGGCACGGTCCAGCGAGGCGAGAAGCTGCTGGCCCATCGCCCCGCCGTCGCCGCTGATCCGCCCGGCCATCACCGCCTTGATGGCGTCCACATGGGCCTTCAGCAGCAGGCGCTCGTTGCCGGTGACGGCCGGGAAGCCGCCCTGCGTCGCCTCGTAGAGCGACTTGGCGATGCGGGTGATCAGCGGATAGCCGAAGATGCCGCCCTGCCCGCGCATCTCGTGGGCGGAGCGGTTGATCTGCGCCATCAGCGCCGGGACCGCAGCGGAGTCCCCGCCCAGCCGATCGACGCGGCGGGCCAACTCGTCCACCTCTCCGGCGATCCAGGTCGTGTAATCGCCCGCCCGGTTCTGGATCTCCGCCTCCGCCGCCGCCAGCACCTCGTCGGACAGCGTCGGCACCGGGTCCTTCGGCGCGATGCCCATCTTGGCGCCCAGCCGGTTGGGCAGATCGAAATGGACGACCGGAAAGCGGTCGATGCCCGCCGTCTTGGAGGCACTGTGCACCACCAGGATTTCCCTGGGGCCGGTCATCCGGCAATCCATCGCCACCGGGCGTTGCGTCCGCCGCCGGTCCGGTCCGAAGTACCCCTTGGCGAGCACGAAGCGCCGCGGCCGGGCGATGGCTGCCAGCAGGCGGCTGGCGATGATGGCCGCCGAAAAGGGCTTGGCGATGAAGTCGGTGGCGCCCAGGTCGCGCGCCTGCTCCACATAATGGCGGTCGGCGGCGCCGGACAGCATCAGCACGGGCAGGAAGCGGTCCGGCGATTTCGGGCTGCAGCGCAGCCAGCGCAACAGCATCAGCCCGTCCACCTCCGGCATCACCAGATCGGTGATGATGACGTCCACCGGCGCCGTGCCGGGCGGCAGGGCGGCCCGCCGCTCCTCCAGGAAGCGGATGGCTTCCGCGCCTCCGGCCTCGGCATGCACCGCGCCAACCCCGATGGTGCGCAGGGTCGCGGTCAGCACGTTGCGGATGAAGGCGCTGTCCTCGACCACCAGAACCGAGAGGAGGCCGAGCTTGGGCGCGCCTTTGCCACCCGGATCGTTCATCGACGGAACCACTGCATTGCAAAGGGATGCAGTCTTCGCACGGGCAATGGCCGCTTGGCGAGACACAACTTGGGAAAGGCTGGGTTGCAACTCCCCGGCGAAGCGCCCTGCCGCCCTGACCGGAGGTGGGGCTTTGCGAAGCGCCGCCGCCCGGCTACCCTGTCGGTCAAAACAGCATCGACCACAACGACGCCAACACACCGGAGGAGAGCACCGCGATGCCGCAGCCCGATCACGTCATGGCCCTGCCCGTTCCCGAGACGCCCGACCTCGACCCGGACATGGCCGCGCTCTTCGCCAAGTGCGAGGAGAAGCTGGGCTTCGTCCCCAACGTGCTGCGCGCCTACAGCCTGCGCCCGAAGAAGCTGCGCACCTTCGCCCAGCTCTACAACGAACTGATGGTCGGCGAGAGCGGCCTGTCCAAGCTGGAGCGCGAGATGATCGCCGTGGTCGTGTCCTCGGCCAACCATTGCTATTACTGCCTCGTCGCCCACGGGCAGGCTGTGCGCAAGCTGTCCGGCGATCCGGAGCTGGGCGAGATGCTCGCCTTCAACTATCGGGCCGCTAAGCTGGAGCCGCGCCAGCGCGCCATGCTCGATTTCGCGTGGAAGCTGACCAAGGAGCCCTGGACCATGGGCGAGCCGGACCGGCAGGGGCTGCGCGACGCCGGCTTCGGCGAAGAGGACATCTTCGACATCGCCGACACCGCCGCCTTCTACAACATGTCGAACCGCGTCGCCTCGGCGGTGGACATGATGCCGAACCGCGACTACCACAAGCAGGACCGCTAAACGCTGGACCGCCATACGCTGGACCGCTGACGCCGTGCAACCACTGGAGCCGCCCGGATGCTGAGGTTCTTTGTCCGCCTGTTCGCCCTCATCGGCTTCCTCGTGGTGGCCGCCGTGGTCACCGGGGTCGTGCTGGCGGTCCGGCACGAGCCCTCCCTGCCTGAGACCGTGGTGCTGGAGTTGGACCTCCGCGACCCGCTGGCGGAAGGGAGCGTGGACCGGCTGGGCAGCTTCCTCGGCCACGAGACGACCTTCCAGGAGGTGCTCGACGCGCTGGAGCGTGGGCGCACCGACCCGCGGGTGAAGGGCGTGCTCGCCCGCTTCGGCGGCGACGGCGCCAGCTTCGCCCAGGTGCAGGAACTGCGGGCGGCGGTGGAGCGGTTCCGCGCGTCGGGCCGCTTCGCCATCGCCTTCGCCGAATCCTACGGCGACACCGGGGCAGGCAACCGCTCCTACCTGCTGGCCAGCGCCTTCGACGAGGTGTGGATGCAGCCGTTGGGGCTGCTCGGCCTGACCGGCCTGTCCGCCCAGATCCCCTTCGCCCGCGGCGCGCTGGACAAGCTGGACATCCAGCCGCAGGTCTTCCAGCGCGAGGAGTACAAGAGCCTCGCCGACAGCGTCATGCGGACGGACTTCACGCCCGCCCACCGCGAGATGATGGAGTCGCTGCTCGGCGACCTGACCAACCAGATCGTCGACGGGGTGGCGGTGAGCCGTCGCCTCCCCCCCGCCGCCGTCAAGGCGGCGATGGACCGCGCCCCCCTGATCGACCGCGAGGCGGTGGACGCCAAGCTGGTCGACCGTCTGGGCTACGCCGACGAGGCGCGGGAGGAGGCGCTGCGCCGCGCCGGGGCGGCGCCCGGCGCCGACACCATGGAGGCGGCGGACTATCTGGGAATCGCCGGCCCGCCCAACCGCAGCGGCCCGACCATCGCGCTGATCCATGCCACCGGCACCATCACCGGCGGCGACAGCGGCAAGCCCGGCTTGGGCGAGGTCACCGCCGGATCGGAGACGATCGTGTCGGCCATCGAGGACGCGGTGGACGATCCCGACGTCAAGGCCATCCTGTTCCGCATCGACAGCGGCGGCGGCAGCGTGACCGCGTCCGAAACGATCCGCCGCGCCCTGGTCAAGGCCCGCCAGTCGGGCAAGCCGGTGATCGCCACCATGGGCGGCACGGCGGCGTCCGGCGGCTATTGGATCGCGCTGGCCGCCGACCGGATCGTCGCCTCCCCCGCCACCGTGACCGGCTCCATCGGCGTGGTCGCCGGCAAGATGTCGGTCGCCGGCCTGTCGGAGCGGCTGGGCGTGCATTGGGGCGTCCTCGACACCGCGCCAAACGCCGGCCTGTGGTCGCCCTTCCGCCCCTTCGGCCCCGCCGGGGAGGAGCGGCTGAACGCCATCATCGACAGCAGCTATTCCACCTTCCTGTCCCGCGTCGCGGAGGCGCGGCACCTCACCCCGGAACAGGCGCGGGACGCCGCCAAGGGCCGCGTGTGGACAGGCGCCCAGGCCAAGAACCTTGGGCTGATCGACGAGTTGGGCGGGGTCGCCACCGCGCTGACGCTCGCCAAGCAGGCGGCGAAGCTGGCGCCGGACGATCCGGTTACCGTGACCGGCTATCCGCGCCCAAAGCCGCTGATTCGAGAAATCCTCGACATCGCCTCGGGCAAGGGCGATCTGGTGGAGGCCGTGGCGGTGCTGGCTGGGCTGCGCCCGGCGCTGGCCGAACTGGCCCCGCTGGTCAAGGCGGCCCGCAACGGCGCGGTGGAGGCGCGGATGCCGCCGCTGGGCCTCGAACGGTAGAGTACTCGGATAAAATCCAGGCCGGCGGAACGACCGCCGGCCTGCAGAAGAGTGGCTGCGTTGCGTCGTGACGAAGGGGCGTCGTCAATGGCGCGTCGCAAGCCCCACCGAGCAGAGCATCATCAACGGACCTGCGCTGGTCCTGTTTTCACTTTCCAAGTAACTCTGAAATCCCGGCGAGCAAACCAGCCGCGCGATTTCGTCCTTTGAAAAGACCGGCAGGAAGGGATTGTTCGACAGCTCCTCGTAAGCAGCCCTGGCCACTACTCTCAGGTTAAGCGGAATCGCCGCGATATATCGGTCGAGAGCACATTCGTCCTCGCGCTCCATCTGGCGCACTCCTTTCCTACGTTTCTCATGATTAGTGGCTACGGATTAAAGATTGCGCAAAGCGCCAATCGCGTAAAGCGACATAAGCAAACGAGGCAACAGATCCTGCACAGTGTTGTGCCCGTATCACATCATACGTTCTGGGTAAGCTGTGCGCTGGTAGCAAATCCCATCGATTTTTATCTTTCGCCCCCGTCATGAAGCGCGGCGTTCGGAGAAAGGAATGAGACACCAGGACACATTGAATTCACGCAATCCCACTCAGGACATTGAAAGGAAATGGATATGGAAAATCACTGCACATTCGAAAGTCTCGATTGAGCGATCCACCGAAGCTGAAATCGAAAATTATTAAGCGCATCATCAAAAATCCATTGGTCATATGCGTAACGTCAAGGACAGAACACACCCCGCTCCACGCCTGATCTTGCGAATGCCGGTGCGATGCAGCTCCTCAAGGGATGGATTGTCCGGATTGACTGGCATGGGTGCTTCCTATATAGCCCCTAAACCATTCGCCGTTTCAAAACCGCCGGCGCGCACGGAAAAGGAAAGGCACCGTGCGAGCGAGGGTTTGAATGTCACGGTCAGACGGCAAATAATTCAGTAGGCCGTCCTTTTACTCCCGCAGACCTGAAGTGCTCCGTGGAACCAGAAGACAACGATCACCCCATTGCCGACGCCACCACGACGCCCGACGAGGGTGAGGAAACGGTGTCCGTCTATGGTCCCTATCCGGAAGGCCGGGATCGGGTCTGTTGCATCGTCGGCATCGGCGCCTCCGCCGGCGGGTTGGAAGCGCTCCAACGCTTCTTCGACAATGTGCCCGGTGAGAGCGACCTCGCCTATGTCGTGGTCCAGCACCTGTCGCCGGTTCACAAGAGCCTGATGGTCGATCTTCTGGCCAAGCACACCGCCATGTCGGTGGTGCAGGCCGCGGACGGCATGGCGGTGGAGCGCAACACCGTCTATCTGCTCCCGCCCGCGAAGCATCTGTCCATCGAGGACGGACGGTTGATCCTGACGGCCAAGGACGCCGCCGGGGGCATGAGCCTGCCCATCGACATCTTCTTCACCGCTCTCGCCAAGGACCAGGGGCCGCGGGCGCTGGGCGTGGTGCTGTCCGGCACCGGCTCGGACGGCACACGCGGCCTGCTGGCGATCAAATCGGCGGGCGGCTTCGCCGCCGCGCAGGACCCTGAATCGGCGCAGTTCGACGGCATGCCGCGCAGCGCGATCGCCACCGGGCAGGTGGACGTCGTGAAGACGGCGGACAAGCTGCCGGGCTGCCTGATCGAACACGCCGGCCGGGTGCTGTCCCGCAACCTGCCCGTCCCGGCCAAGCCGCAGGAGCGTGACAACGACCCTCTGGCGCAGATCGTTGCGGCCATCCGCTCGGTCACCGGGGTGGATTTCTCGCACTACAAGCTGGCGACCCTGCTGCGCCGGATCGAGCGGCGGATGCACACCGCCGGCCTCGATTCGATGAGCGACTACGCCGCCCTGCTCCGCCGCAACAGCGCCGAGACGGTCAGCCTCTACAAGGAGATGCTGATCGGCGTTACGCGATTCTTCCGCGACGAGGGCGCCTTCGCGTCGCTTGCCGACAAGGTGATCCCAACCCTGCTGGCCAAGCGCAGCCCCACCGACATGGTGCGCGTCTGGGTCTGCGGCTGCGCCACGGGCGAGGAGGCCTATTCCATCGCCATCCTCTTCGCCGAGGCGCAGGAACGGATGGGACGGTCCTTTGACGTCAAGATCTTCGCCACCGACATCGACCAGGACAGCATCGAAATCGCCAGCCTGGGCGAATACCCGCGCTCCATCGCGGAGGACGTGTCGCACGACCGGCTGACCCGCTACTTCTCCGCCCGCGGCGACCATTATCTGGTGTCGCGCGACATCCGCCGCATGGTGGTCTTCGCCGCCCACAACATCATGCGCGATCCGCCCTTCACCAAGATCGATCTGGTGAGCTGCCGGAACCTGCTGATCTACATGGACTCGCCGCTGCAGCGGAAGGTGCTCAGCCTGTTCCAGTACGCGCTGCGGCAAAGCGGCTTCCTGTTCCTGGGCACCAGCGAGACGCTGGGCGACCTGTCGGCGGAATTCCACGTCCTGGACAGCCGGAACAAGCTGTTCCAGAGCCTGCGCACCGGGACCCACCGGCTGTCGCGGTTGCTCGTCCCCACCGTCGCTTCGCCGGTGCACCGCCACGGCGACGAGACCATGTCGCAGGCGCAGGAGGAAGGGGCCGCTATCGACGAGGCGATCTCGACCCTGATGCGGGCCTATGTGCCGCCCAGCCTGCTGGTCAACGAGCAGATGAACATCATGCACGTGTTCGGCGAGGCGTCGGCCATCCTGAAGGTGCCGCCGGGCGAGGCGACGCTGAACGTGCTGAAGCTGCTGCCCTCCTCGGTCTCCATGGTGGTGGGGACCGCGCTGACGCGGGCCTTCCGCTCCGGCGAGGAATTCGCCCTGTCGAACATCCCGGTGAAGGACCGCGAGGGTTTGCCCGCCGTCAGCCTGCGCGTGAAACCCTTCGTCGCCCGCAAGACCGGCCGGCGCTTCGCGCTGATCGTGCTCGACCCCAGCGCCCCGGCGCTGGCCTTGCCGGACAGCGATTTCGACTTCGACACCGACACCGCGGAGCGCATCCGCGGGCTGGAGCAGGAGCTGGTTTCCCGCGGCGAGAATCTCCAGGCCACCATCGAGGAGCTGGAGACCGCCAACGAGGAACTCCAGGCGACCAACGAGGAGCTTCTTGCCTCCAACGAAGAGTTGCAAAGCACCAACGAAGAGTTGCAGTCCGTCAATGAGGAGTTGTACTCCGTCAACGCCGAGTATCAGGCGAAGGTGGAGGAGCTGACGGAGGTCACCAACGACCTGGACAACCTGCTGCGCTCGACCGAAATCGGCACGGTGTTCCTGGACAGCGGCATGGTGATCCGGCGCTTCACCCCGGCGGCGGCGCGCTTCATCAACATCATCCCGCGCGACGTCGGGCGCTCGATCTCGCACCTGTCGACCAACATCGAGTATCCGGATTTCCTCAAGGACATCGAACGGGTCTTCCACAACCACAATCCGGTGGAACGCCACGTCCCGGTGCGCGGCGACCGCTGGATCCAGACGCGGATCCTTCCGTACCTGACCGAGAAGAACCATGTGGCCGGTGTGGTCGTCACCTTCGTGGACGTCACCGCCGCCAAGGCCGCGGAGCACAGGCTCCAGACGGTCCTGGACAGCCTGCCCGAGCATGTGGCGGTCATCGATTCCAATGGCGCCATCACCATGGTCAACCACGCCTGGCGCATGTTCGGCGAGAAGAACGGCGCCCCTGCGCTGGACCGCTGCGGGCCGGGAACCAATTATCTTGATGTCTGCAGCGCCGAGGACGGAACCGAAGGCGAGGACATCGCCCGTGCCGTGAACGACGGGCTGCGCCGGATCCTGTCCGGCGACATCGAGCAGTTCACCATCGAATACCCTTGTCATTCCGACACGGAGGAGCGCTGGTTCATGATGCACGCCTGCCGTCTGGCCGGATTGTCAGGGGGAGCGGTGGTCAGCCACATCGACATCACCAACCGGAAACTGATGGAACTGCGCGCGAGCGGACGGCGGAACGGCCTGAAGAAATCCGGACCATTCATTGCCAAGGACCCGGCGGCCGGAGGCGCGGCGTGAACGGATTCCGCAACGAACGGCTTCGCAAGCGCGCGGAACAGGCCCTCAATTCGGGCGGCTTCGAAGGGGCGGAGGTCTCGGCGACCACGCTCAAGGAAGTCTTGCACGAGCTGTACGTCCATCAGGCCGAGCTGGAAATCCAGAACGAGGAACTGCGCACCGCCCAGCAGGCGCTGGAAGCCTCGCGCATCCAGTATCTCCAACTCTTCCAGTCGGTGCCGCTGGCCTGCTTCACCATCAACGCGGCGGGCATCATCTGCGAGGCCAACGTCGCCGCGGAGCGGCAGTTCGGCCTGCCGCTCCGCCGGCTGAAGGGTCGCCCGCTCACGCTGATGGTGGAGTCGCTGGACCATGGCCGCCTGTTCACGGCGCTGGCCCGGCTGCGCGACTCCGGGCAATGGACGCGCCAGGAATACGCCTTCGTCGGTGCCCACAGCGCCATCGACGGGCTGACGGACGCCCGGGTCATCGAGCTGGAGGCCGGACCGGACGGTGTCGACAAGGGCGACGTCCTGCTGACCATCACCGACGTGACGGAGCGCAACGCCTGGGTCGGCGAGCTTCAGAACGCCCGCGACGAGGCGGAGCGCACCCGCGCCGCCTACCACCACATCCTTCAGGCGGTGGCCGACGGGATCTGCGGCCTGGACGCGCGCGGCGCCGTGACCTTCGTGAACGCCGCGGCACAGTCGATGACCGGTTTCGGCGCCAGCGAGCTGGTCGGCCGCTCCTTCACCGCGCTGATCGGCGGCGACGCGGAGGAGGAGAGCCGGCGCGCCTTGACGCTGTCGCTGGCCGACGGGC from Azospirillum brasilense includes the following:
- the fabI gene encoding enoyl-ACP reductase FabI gives rise to the protein MSNPKPLMDGKRGLIMGVANDRSIAWGIASTLAQHGAELAFTYQGDALLKRVKPLAEQVNAPLLLPCDVTDEASVDATFAAIEKEWGKLDFLVHAIAFSDKNELDGLYLDTTRANFLRTMDISCYSFTAVAQRAVPLMKDGGSLLTLSYYGAERVMPHYNVMGVAKAALEASVRYLAVDLGGRDIRVNAISAGPIKTLAASGIGDFRYILKWNELNAPLKRNVTIGEVGGAGLFLLSDLGTGVTGEVMHVDSGYHTVGMVAVDAAAEVSQLLGSLGGAAKPA
- the aroC gene encoding chorismate synthase, which produces MAGNSFGTLFRFTTWGESHGPAIGVVVDGCPSLLSLTEADIQPWLDKRRPGQSRYTTQRQEPDQVRILSGVFEGQTTGTPVSLMIENTDQRSKDYSEIAAKFRPGHADYTYWKKYGIRDYRGGGRSSARETACRVAAGAVARKVLGDGVTVRGALVQMGPHKVDRSRWDWAEVDNNPFFCPDPQAAAEWADYLDGIRKSGSSIGAVVEVVASGLPAGLGDPLYDKLDGDLARAMMTINAVKGVEIGNGFEAATLTGEQNADEMRAGPDGEPEFRSNLAGGILGGISTGQDVVVRFAVKPTSSILTPRQTVDLQGKDTDILTKGRHDPCVGIRAVPVGEAMMACVLADHLLRHRAYARG
- a CDS encoding peroxidase-related enzyme (This protein belongs to a clade of uncharacterized proteins related to peroxidases such as the alkylhydroperoxidase AhpD.), whose translation is MPQPDHVMALPVPETPDLDPDMAALFAKCEEKLGFVPNVLRAYSLRPKKLRTFAQLYNELMVGESGLSKLEREMIAVVVSSANHCYYCLVAHGQAVRKLSGDPELGEMLAFNYRAAKLEPRQRAMLDFAWKLTKEPWTMGEPDRQGLRDAGFGEEDIFDIADTAAFYNMSNRVASAVDMMPNRDYHKQDR
- a CDS encoding response regulator, whose amino-acid sequence is MNDPGGKGAPKLGLLSVLVVEDSAFIRNVLTATLRTIGVGAVHAEAGGAEAIRFLEERRAALPPGTAPVDVIITDLVMPEVDGLMLLRWLRCSPKSPDRFLPVLMLSGAADRHYVEQARDLGATDFIAKPFSAAIIASRLLAAIARPRRFVLAKGYFGPDRRRTQRPVAMDCRMTGPREILVVHSASKTAGIDRFPVVHFDLPNRLGAKMGIAPKDPVPTLSDEVLAAAEAEIQNRAGDYTTWIAGEVDELARRVDRLGGDSAAVPALMAQINRSAHEMRGQGGIFGYPLITRIAKSLYEATQGGFPAVTGNERLLLKAHVDAIKAVMAGRISGDGGAMGQQLLASLDRAKRKYAKPESEGDPA
- the sppA gene encoding signal peptide peptidase SppA, producing the protein MLRFFVRLFALIGFLVVAAVVTGVVLAVRHEPSLPETVVLELDLRDPLAEGSVDRLGSFLGHETTFQEVLDALERGRTDPRVKGVLARFGGDGASFAQVQELRAAVERFRASGRFAIAFAESYGDTGAGNRSYLLASAFDEVWMQPLGLLGLTGLSAQIPFARGALDKLDIQPQVFQREEYKSLADSVMRTDFTPAHREMMESLLGDLTNQIVDGVAVSRRLPPAAVKAAMDRAPLIDREAVDAKLVDRLGYADEAREEALRRAGAAPGADTMEAADYLGIAGPPNRSGPTIALIHATGTITGGDSGKPGLGEVTAGSETIVSAIEDAVDDPDVKAILFRIDSGGGSVTASETIRRALVKARQSGKPVIATMGGTAASGGYWIALAADRIVASPATVTGSIGVVAGKMSVAGLSERLGVHWGVLDTAPNAGLWSPFRPFGPAGEERLNAIIDSSYSTFLSRVAEARHLTPEQARDAAKGRVWTGAQAKNLGLIDELGGVATALTLAKQAAKLAPDDPVTVTGYPRPKPLIREILDIASGKGDLVEAVAVLAGLRPALAELAPLVKAARNGAVEARMPPLGLER
- a CDS encoding YihY family inner membrane protein — its product is MAETEGTSKGAWNPFVRVREIGGFIAYSSMRFYNDNCFQTAASLTYTSLLALVPLMTIGFAIFSAFPAFNALQSRIQTLLFKNLVPENSDAILQYLAAFMANAGQMPVFGIIGLAMSAVLLIWTIEGSFATVWRVREPRSYVTRILSFWAVVSLSPLFAGASLSLSSTLWAVLQFAHLEGFADPLVGIGAILPFMLQLVGCTLLYVIIPNRDVGWMDAACGGAVASLLLETSKAGFAMYMKEFPAYQTIYGALATVPIFLFWLYIAWSTVLFGAVITASLPEWRAGKITRGGPEGLLPAQRLGLALAVLHELLEGSRLGVGLRRRTLVGRVPVGTVLIDGILEQLRDAHWVAHTTHNAWVVTRDLSEATLFDLMKALGIGLRGSVRGLGGLELPWQDRTAQLLEQAERNQEEMLGVPIKDLLSDRPLEVGALETAPREADSQDSGTVTREGSGAVPLRAKRWP